Proteins encoded within one genomic window of Amycolatopsis nigrescens CSC17Ta-90:
- a CDS encoding TauD/TfdA family dioxygenase, with amino-acid sequence MEILLQRGRPARVEAPGIRDLAEARTWLCAARTEIRAALDEHGALVLRGLPVRSVREFVAVRDVILPPPGEVRRGPSFGDDICFREERDPARPIRMHNENSYALTFPGTLLFGCLVAPEHGGATQVADCRAVLRNLPEGLAEKFRTFGWRLTSSHERRRSEFSECRIRSRADVERYCAENLISCAWESGRLRTGRLRSAIIRHPHTGEELWFNHVTAANARSLEARLRAGPGGGEPLCDTAFGNGDVITDEDVAALNKAYDAATFRERWRQGDLLLVDNLLTAHGREPSRTAGRIMVAGGAQVGLDECDPTVAPAAV; translated from the coding sequence TTGGAAATACTGCTGCAGAGGGGACGGCCGGCGAGGGTGGAGGCGCCGGGCATCCGTGACCTCGCCGAGGCGCGCACCTGGTTGTGCGCCGCTCGCACCGAGATCAGGGCGGCACTCGACGAACACGGCGCGCTCGTGCTGCGCGGGCTGCCGGTGCGCAGCGTGCGGGAATTCGTCGCCGTCCGTGACGTGATCCTGCCGCCGCCGGGCGAGGTGCGCCGCGGACCGTCCTTCGGGGACGACATCTGCTTCCGGGAAGAACGCGACCCGGCGCGGCCGATCCGGATGCACAACGAGAACAGCTACGCGCTGACCTTCCCCGGCACCCTGCTGTTCGGTTGCCTGGTCGCGCCCGAACACGGTGGTGCGACCCAGGTTGCCGATTGCCGCGCGGTGCTGCGCAACCTGCCGGAAGGGCTCGCGGAGAAGTTCCGCACCTTCGGCTGGCGGCTCACCAGCAGCCACGAGCGCCGCCGGTCGGAGTTTTCGGAATGCCGCATCCGGTCCAGGGCCGATGTCGAGCGCTACTGCGCGGAGAACCTGATCTCCTGTGCCTGGGAGTCGGGACGGCTGCGCACCGGACGGCTGCGCTCGGCGATCATCCGGCATCCGCACACCGGCGAAGAGCTGTGGTTCAACCACGTCACCGCGGCCAACGCGCGCTCGCTCGAAGCCAGGCTCCGTGCCGGGCCGGGTGGCGGCGAGCCCTTGTGCGACACCGCGTTCGGCAACGGCGACGTGATCACGGATGAGGACGTGGCCGCGCTGAACAAGGCGTACGATGCGGCCACCTTCCGGGAGCGCTGGCGGCAGGGCGACCTGCTGCTGGTGGACAACCTGCTGACCGCGCACGGCCGCGAGCCGAGCCGGACGGCAGGCCGGATCATGGTCGCCGGAGGTGCGCAGGTCGGCCTCGACGAATGCGACCCCACCGTCGCCCCGGCCGCGGTCTGA
- a CDS encoding amino acid permease produces the protein MSASASEPVGLDRVDDEGYERGLKNRQISMMAIGGAIGVGLFLGAGAAIESSGPALIASYAVAGVVIFLIMRALGELLVYRPVSRSFADYAEEFLGRFPAFATGWVYWLMWVVTAMAEITAAGIYVQYWFPSIPQWVTAAVVLGALFLANLISVKVFGEFEFWFSMIKVVTIIGAILLGLAVIIFGFGPAGEAASFAHLWNQGGFFPNGGSSALLALQSVMFAYLGVELIGLTAGEAKNPEKVLPKAINNVVVRIAVFYVGALVVLLSLVPWTEFHKGESPFVRAFDAIGIHGAAGIIQFVVLTAALSSCNSGIYSTGRMLRTLAVQRSAPKPFAKLSSRKVPANSIYASAAVMAFGILINAVVPEKAFTYVTSVATVGVLWTWGVILLCQLRYRRKVNAGELPAAAFRMPGAPWTGYFGLAFLALVVVLLGFTEDTRIALYVTPVVGVVLAIGYRLSARHRVPADKASVTS, from the coding sequence ATGAGTGCATCAGCCAGCGAGCCGGTGGGCCTTGACCGTGTCGACGACGAGGGCTACGAGCGTGGCCTGAAGAACCGGCAGATCAGCATGATGGCCATCGGTGGCGCCATCGGCGTCGGCCTTTTCCTCGGCGCCGGTGCGGCCATCGAGAGCTCCGGCCCGGCGCTGATCGCCAGCTACGCGGTGGCCGGTGTGGTGATCTTCCTGATCATGCGCGCGCTCGGCGAATTGCTGGTGTATCGCCCGGTTTCGCGTAGTTTCGCCGATTATGCGGAGGAGTTCCTCGGCCGCTTTCCCGCCTTCGCCACCGGCTGGGTGTACTGGCTGATGTGGGTGGTCACCGCGATGGCGGAGATCACCGCGGCCGGGATCTACGTGCAGTACTGGTTCCCGTCCATCCCGCAGTGGGTGACCGCGGCGGTGGTGCTCGGCGCGCTGTTCCTGGCCAACCTGATCTCGGTGAAGGTGTTCGGGGAGTTCGAGTTCTGGTTCTCCATGATCAAGGTGGTCACCATCATCGGTGCCATCCTGCTCGGCCTGGCCGTGATCATCTTCGGCTTCGGCCCGGCCGGTGAGGCCGCCAGCTTCGCGCACCTGTGGAACCAGGGCGGTTTCTTCCCCAACGGCGGCAGCAGCGCGCTGCTCGCCCTGCAGAGCGTCATGTTCGCCTACCTCGGGGTCGAGCTGATCGGCCTGACCGCGGGCGAGGCGAAGAACCCGGAGAAGGTGCTGCCGAAGGCGATCAACAACGTGGTCGTGCGGATCGCGGTGTTCTACGTCGGCGCGCTGGTGGTGCTGCTCTCGCTGGTGCCGTGGACCGAGTTCCACAAGGGAGAAAGCCCGTTCGTGCGGGCCTTCGACGCGATCGGCATCCACGGCGCGGCCGGCATCATCCAGTTCGTCGTGCTGACCGCGGCACTGTCCTCGTGCAACTCCGGCATCTACTCGACCGGGCGGATGCTGCGCACGCTGGCCGTGCAGCGGTCCGCGCCGAAGCCGTTCGCCAAGCTCTCCTCCCGCAAGGTGCCGGCGAACAGCATCTACGCCTCGGCCGCGGTGATGGCCTTCGGCATCCTGATCAACGCGGTGGTGCCGGAGAAGGCCTTCACCTACGTGACCAGTGTGGCCACCGTCGGTGTGCTGTGGACCTGGGGCGTGATCCTGCTCTGCCAGCTGCGCTACCGCCGCAAGGTCAACGCCGGCGAGCTGCCCGCCGCGGCGTTCCGGATGCCCGGTGCGCCGTGGACCGGCTACTTCGGTCTCGCGTTCCTGGCGCTGGTGGTGGTGCTGCTCGGGTTCACCGAGGACACCAGGATCGCGCTGTACGTCACGCCGGTGGTCGGCGTCGTGCTCGCGATCGGCTACCGGCTCAGCGCGCGGCACCGGGTGCCCGCGGACAAGGCGTCGGTCACTTCCTGA
- a CDS encoding MgtC/SapB family protein — translation MVWSLGEPSGQGWTQVAELATALVLCSLIGLERELKQKSAGLRTHTLVGLGAALFLLISKYGFTDVLTEGRVVLDPSRVAAQIVSGIGFIGGGLIFVRRDVVRGLTTAAVVWVSAAVGCACAAGLPWLAVFVTAAHFLVVYGYPPLIRLFTRSRPATTVVRVSYRDGEGALRAILELATRSGYSVQQAATERREPDEDDPGGGTLVRARHVIDLRLRLLGPRTVNELLSVLSEQPGVLSVHTGDIDDTSE, via the coding sequence ATGGTGTGGAGTCTCGGCGAACCGTCCGGGCAGGGCTGGACGCAGGTGGCGGAGCTGGCCACGGCGCTGGTGCTCTGCTCGCTGATCGGGCTGGAGCGCGAGCTCAAGCAGAAGAGCGCGGGGCTGCGCACGCACACCCTGGTCGGCCTCGGCGCGGCACTGTTCCTGCTGATCAGCAAGTACGGCTTCACCGATGTGCTGACCGAGGGCCGGGTCGTGCTGGACCCGTCCAGGGTGGCCGCGCAGATCGTCTCCGGGATCGGGTTCATCGGCGGCGGGCTGATCTTCGTCCGGCGTGACGTGGTCCGCGGGCTCACCACGGCCGCGGTGGTCTGGGTCAGCGCCGCGGTGGGCTGCGCCTGCGCTGCCGGGCTGCCGTGGCTGGCGGTGTTCGTCACCGCCGCGCACTTCCTGGTCGTCTACGGGTATCCGCCGCTGATCCGGCTGTTCACCAGGTCCCGCCCGGCGACCACCGTGGTGCGGGTGAGCTACCGCGACGGGGAGGGCGCCCTGCGCGCCATCCTGGAACTGGCCACCCGGTCCGGCTACTCGGTGCAGCAGGCCGCCACCGAACGGCGTGAGCCGGACGAGGACGACCCCGGCGGCGGGACGCTGGTGCGCGCGCGGCACGTGATCGACCTGAGGTTGCGGCTGCTCGGCCCGCGCACGGTCAACGAACTGCTGTCCGTGTTGTCCGAACAGCCGGGCGTGCTGTCGGTGCACACCGGAGACATCGACGACACGAGCGAATGA
- a CDS encoding SDR family oxidoreductase, whose amino-acid sequence MRCLVAGATGYLGGRLVPALLADGHAVRCLARDPAKLRDVPWAGEVEVVRGDVLDEHAMAEATKGVDVLYYLVHSLAERGFAEVDRRGALITAQAARAAGVGRIVYLGGLRPPGEELSEHLASRTEVGEIFLRSGVPAAVLRAAVIIGSGSASFEMLRYLTERLPLMVVPKWVRNRIQPIAVRDVLRYLTGCAGLPARVNRAFDIGGPDVLTYLEMMRRYAGVAGLPRRTMVPVPVPVLTPKLSSYWVNLVTPVPKGIAGPLIDSLVHEVVCAEHDIAKYVPDPDGGLIGYDRAVELALARIRDARVETRWSNAAVPDAPADPLPSDPEWSGGSLYSDTRQADCEVDAGRLWQVIEGIGGGNGWYSFPLAWSVRGLLDRLAGGVGLRRGRRDQQRLNLGDAVDWWRVEEIERGKLLRLRAEMKVPGGAWLELRAEPLDGGRSRYHQRAVFLPKGLLGHAYWWAIAPFHGIVFGGMVRNLVRTAEQAVARPNE is encoded by the coding sequence ATGCGCTGCCTGGTCGCCGGTGCCACCGGATATCTCGGCGGGCGGCTGGTGCCCGCCCTGCTGGCGGACGGTCATGCCGTGCGCTGCCTGGCGCGCGATCCGGCGAAGCTGCGGGACGTGCCGTGGGCGGGCGAGGTCGAGGTGGTCCGCGGCGATGTGCTCGACGAGCACGCGATGGCCGAGGCGACCAAGGGCGTGGACGTCCTCTACTACCTGGTGCATTCCTTGGCGGAGCGCGGTTTCGCCGAGGTGGACCGGCGCGGCGCGCTGATCACCGCGCAGGCCGCGCGGGCCGCCGGGGTTGGCCGGATCGTCTACCTCGGCGGACTACGGCCGCCGGGGGAGGAGTTGTCCGAGCATCTCGCGTCCAGGACCGAGGTCGGTGAAATATTCCTGCGTTCCGGGGTGCCGGCCGCGGTGCTGCGGGCCGCGGTGATCATCGGGTCCGGTTCGGCGAGTTTCGAGATGCTGCGGTACCTGACCGAGCGGCTGCCGCTGATGGTGGTGCCGAAGTGGGTGCGCAACCGGATCCAGCCGATCGCGGTCCGCGACGTGCTCCGCTACCTGACCGGCTGCGCCGGCCTGCCCGCGCGGGTGAACAGGGCGTTCGACATCGGCGGCCCGGACGTGCTGACCTACTTGGAGATGATGCGGCGCTACGCCGGGGTGGCCGGGCTGCCGCGGCGGACGATGGTGCCGGTGCCGGTGCCGGTGCTGACCCCGAAGCTGTCCTCGTACTGGGTCAACCTGGTCACCCCGGTGCCGAAGGGGATCGCCGGGCCGCTGATCGACTCGCTGGTGCACGAGGTGGTCTGCGCCGAACACGACATCGCCAAGTACGTGCCCGACCCGGACGGCGGGCTGATCGGCTACGACCGCGCGGTGGAACTGGCCCTGGCCCGGATCCGCGACGCGCGGGTGGAGACCCGCTGGTCGAACGCGGCCGTGCCGGACGCCCCGGCCGATCCGTTGCCGAGCGACCCGGAATGGTCCGGTGGCTCGCTCTACTCCGACACCCGGCAGGCCGACTGCGAGGTGGACGCCGGGCGGCTGTGGCAGGTGATCGAGGGCATCGGCGGTGGTAACGGCTGGTACTCGTTCCCGCTGGCCTGGTCGGTCCGCGGGCTGCTGGACCGGCTGGCCGGCGGAGTCGGGCTGCGGCGCGGCAGGCGCGATCAGCAGCGGCTCAATCTCGGCGACGCGGTGGACTGGTGGCGGGTCGAGGAGATCGAGCGCGGGAAGCTGCTCCGGTTGCGCGCCGAGATGAAGGTGCCCGGCGGTGCCTGGCTCGAACTGCGGGCCGAGCCGCTCGACGGCGGCCGGTCCCGGTATCACCAACGGGCCGTCTTCCTGCCCAAAGGTCTGCTCGGACATGCCTACTGGTGGGCCATCGCGCCCTTCCACGGGATTGTCTTCGGCGGCATGGTGCGCAACCTCGTGCGGACTGCCGAACAGGCGGTTGCGCGCCCGAACGAGTGA
- a CDS encoding MmpS family transport accessory protein, with the protein MGDTAAVIPTEPSGRRRLGSNLALTGLTAVMTGVVLAVLMSASRQSVSPSRPQAQPREDVPAFQAVPAEQPAGDVKPVLYAVTYELSGGAGALNITYVGQGAVLEQERASSTPWRKSVARQGTEDEVGYLTVSAQNSGAGRLTCRILLDGEVVSERTAGPNGVVMCAKSIM; encoded by the coding sequence ATGGGTGATACCGCAGCGGTCATTCCTACCGAACCGTCCGGCCGCAGACGGCTGGGCTCGAACCTGGCGCTCACCGGACTCACCGCGGTGATGACCGGGGTGGTGCTCGCGGTGCTGATGTCCGCGAGCAGGCAGAGCGTGTCGCCGTCGCGGCCGCAGGCGCAGCCGCGCGAGGACGTCCCGGCCTTCCAGGCAGTGCCGGCCGAGCAGCCGGCCGGCGACGTCAAGCCGGTGCTGTACGCGGTGACCTACGAACTGAGCGGCGGCGCGGGGGCGCTCAACATCACCTACGTCGGCCAGGGCGCGGTACTCGAACAGGAGCGGGCTTCGAGCACTCCGTGGCGCAAGTCCGTTGCCAGGCAGGGCACCGAGGACGAGGTCGGCTACCTCACCGTGTCCGCGCAGAACTCCGGTGCCGGCAGGCTCACCTGCCGGATCCTGCTGGACGGCGAGGTCGTCAGCGAACGGACCGCCGGCCCGAACGGTGTGGTGATGTGCGCGAAGTCGATCATGTGA
- a CDS encoding winged helix-turn-helix transcriptional regulator, translating into MTSVDTPVTAVLNLLGRRWMLRVIWELQQGPVGFRELRRRCDDMSSSVLSERLRELREANVMETGEDGVYRLTGLGRRLAETLLPLSGWARDWADTRSV; encoded by the coding sequence GTGACCAGCGTTGACACACCCGTTACCGCGGTGTTGAACCTGCTCGGCCGGCGTTGGATGCTCCGGGTGATCTGGGAGCTGCAGCAGGGACCGGTCGGGTTCCGCGAGCTACGGCGGCGCTGCGACGACATGTCGTCCAGCGTGCTCAGCGAGCGGCTCCGCGAACTGCGCGAAGCGAATGTGATGGAGACCGGAGAGGACGGCGTGTACCGGCTCACCGGCCTCGGCCGCAGGCTGGCCGAGACGCTGCTGCCGCTGTCCGGCTGGGCGAGGGATTGGGCGGACACCCGGTCGGTCTGA
- a CDS encoding ABC transporter permease — MKDAAIALGPPLAVVLALLTLLAAAVVRLGELGSGRDVLLAAARAVLQLAAVSLVIVAVLRSGGLTTLFVLLMFGVAALTSARRVGVLRQLGWFATAIGAGVAPVLTLVLAAGVLPPRPIAVVPIAGIVIGGAMSATSQATLRALDELDGRYGEYEAALALGFSDRAAALEICRPSAGQALIPGMDQTRTVGLVTLPGAYVGMLLGGAGPIQAGVTQLLVLIGLLAAQAVAVLVAVQLVATGRISRAGRRGVRCR, encoded by the coding sequence GTGAAGGATGCCGCGATCGCGCTCGGCCCGCCACTGGCGGTGGTACTGGCACTGCTCACCCTGCTCGCCGCGGCCGTGGTCCGGCTGGGCGAACTCGGCTCCGGCCGGGACGTGCTGCTCGCCGCCGCACGGGCAGTGCTGCAGCTCGCGGCGGTGTCGCTGGTCATCGTGGCGGTGCTGCGGTCCGGCGGGCTGACCACGCTTTTCGTGCTGCTGATGTTCGGTGTCGCCGCGCTCACCTCGGCCAGGCGGGTCGGCGTTCTCCGGCAGCTGGGCTGGTTCGCCACCGCCATCGGCGCGGGCGTCGCGCCGGTGCTGACGCTGGTGCTCGCGGCCGGAGTGCTGCCGCCAAGGCCGATCGCGGTGGTGCCGATCGCCGGCATCGTGATCGGCGGGGCGATGTCCGCGACCTCGCAGGCGACGCTGCGCGCGCTGGACGAGCTGGACGGCCGGTATGGCGAGTACGAAGCCGCGCTGGCACTGGGATTTTCGGACCGCGCCGCGGCTCTGGAGATCTGCCGCCCGTCCGCGGGCCAGGCGCTCATCCCGGGCATGGACCAGACCAGGACCGTCGGGCTGGTCACCCTGCCGGGCGCCTACGTCGGCATGCTGCTGGGCGGCGCCGGCCCGATCCAGGCCGGCGTCACCCAGCTGCTGGTGCTGATCGGCCTGCTCGCCGCGCAGGCGGTCGCGGTGCTGGTCGCGGTGCAGCTGGTCGCGACCGGCCGGATCAGCCGAGCGGGGCGGCGAGGTGTGCGGTGTCGTTGA
- a CDS encoding histidine phosphatase family protein: MTIPEEEVEYRQHRFSPPPGATEIFLVRHGESAPARASEPFPMIEGQADPDLAPDGRDHAERVGQRLAGERLDALYVTTLRRTVQTAAPLAAKLGIEPRVEAGLREVHLGEWEGGQFRRNVAEGHPVAIRMWTEQRWDVIPGAEPTEAFDGRVRDAIGRIAAAHPDQRVAVFTHGGVIGSVFAQASGSQPFAFLGADNGSVSHLVVTGDNWIVRRFNDTAHLAAPLG; encoded by the coding sequence GTGACTATTCCCGAAGAAGAGGTCGAGTACCGGCAGCACCGTTTCAGCCCGCCGCCCGGCGCCACCGAGATCTTCCTGGTGCGCCACGGCGAGTCCGCGCCGGCCAGGGCGAGCGAGCCCTTCCCGATGATCGAGGGACAGGCGGACCCGGACCTGGCTCCGGACGGCCGCGACCACGCGGAGCGGGTCGGGCAGCGGCTGGCCGGTGAACGGCTGGACGCGCTCTACGTGACCACCCTCCGGCGCACCGTGCAGACCGCGGCGCCGCTGGCCGCGAAGCTGGGCATCGAACCGCGGGTCGAGGCCGGGCTGCGCGAGGTGCACCTCGGCGAGTGGGAGGGCGGCCAGTTCCGCCGCAACGTCGCCGAGGGCCATCCGGTGGCCATCCGGATGTGGACCGAGCAGCGCTGGGACGTCATCCCCGGTGCCGAGCCGACCGAGGCGTTCGACGGCCGGGTGCGGGACGCGATCGGCCGGATCGCCGCCGCGCACCCGGACCAGCGGGTGGCCGTGTTCACCCACGGCGGGGTGATCGGGTCCGTCTTCGCGCAGGCCAGCGGTTCGCAGCCGTTCGCCTTCCTCGGCGCCGACAACGGGTCCGTCTCCCATCTGGTGGTGACCGGGGACAACTGGATCGTGCGCCGGTTCAACGACACCGCACACCTCGCCGCCCCGCTCGGCTGA
- a CDS encoding DUF6221 family protein — MDDLVAFLTARVNQRQAMIMQAVQKARIGERLSYGEAKVAIEQRVHSLDDDELDVVNRMVRETEATQGILQEHRTTTADRVPGFPSHGSEYWCVTCHVPADEAGTNWCRTLRLLALPYSDHPEYRESWRP, encoded by the coding sequence ATGGACGATCTGGTCGCGTTCCTCACCGCTCGCGTCAACCAACGGCAAGCCATGATCATGCAGGCGGTGCAGAAGGCCAGAATCGGCGAACGGCTCAGCTACGGTGAGGCGAAGGTGGCCATCGAGCAGCGCGTGCACAGTCTCGACGACGACGAGCTCGACGTGGTCAACCGCATGGTCCGGGAAACCGAGGCGACCCAGGGAATTCTTCAGGAGCACCGGACCACCACCGCCGACCGGGTGCCCGGTTTTCCTTCGCACGGAAGCGAATACTGGTGCGTCACCTGCCATGTGCCCGCGGACGAGGCGGGCACGAACTGGTGCCGCACGCTGCGGCTGCTCGCCCTGCCCTATTCCGATCATCCGGAGTACCGGGAGAGCTGGCGGCCCTGA
- a CDS encoding RGCVC family protein: MSTDLKPGTSGVDAESKVDATCPACSHPREAHDSISLRYCAATVAGAFDRGCVCAGVVKKQPDKEEK; encoded by the coding sequence ATGTCGACCGACCTCAAACCGGGCACCTCCGGGGTGGATGCGGAGAGCAAGGTGGACGCCACCTGCCCCGCGTGCTCGCACCCTCGGGAAGCACACGATTCGATCTCGCTCCGGTACTGCGCCGCGACGGTGGCCGGTGCGTTCGACCGCGGGTGCGTCTGCGCCGGCGTCGTCAAGAAACAGCCCGATAAGGAAGAAAAATGA
- a CDS encoding DUF6307 family protein, which translates to MSAEAKFVSRYDQRVELVRGILKQDTKLDAKNADALAIRLLHALDATPEKLR; encoded by the coding sequence ATGAGCGCTGAAGCCAAGTTCGTCTCACGCTACGACCAGCGAGTCGAGCTGGTGCGGGGAATTCTGAAGCAGGACACCAAACTCGACGCCAAGAACGCGGACGCGCTCGCGATCCGGTTGCTGCACGCGCTGGACGCGACCCCGGAAAAACTGCGCTGA
- a CDS encoding N(5)-(carboxyethyl)ornithine synthase — MSRSRKENEHRLPVHPRHFERVDADLRHRIHLEQGYGERFGVPDEQLAPYVAALWPRARLIAECDIILHPKPQPEDVAELRHGQILWGWPHCVQDNKITQLAVDAKLTLIAFEAMNHWTTDGGFSLHVFHKNNELAGYCSVLHGLESIGSTGDYGRRRRAVVIGFGATARGAVTALNAHGIHDVHVLTNRGVTAVGSPIHSARIVHFDHNDADPRRSHAFSERGRIPLAGFLAEHDIVVNCVLQDPNAPLTFLIDEDLAAFAPGSLIVDVSCDEGMGFSWARPTTFVEPTFTVGNNVHYYGVDHSPSHLWDSATWEISEALLPYLRTVLSGPQAWDADQTIRRAIEIRAGVIGNPDILAFQHRSPDYPHPQRS, encoded by the coding sequence ATGTCACGGTCGCGCAAGGAAAACGAACATCGTCTTCCGGTTCATCCACGCCATTTCGAGCGGGTCGACGCCGATCTGCGGCACCGGATCCACCTCGAGCAGGGTTACGGCGAACGGTTCGGGGTACCGGACGAGCAGTTGGCGCCCTACGTCGCCGCTTTGTGGCCCCGTGCGCGGCTCATCGCCGAATGCGACATCATCCTGCATCCCAAGCCGCAGCCGGAGGATGTTGCCGAGCTGCGCCACGGGCAGATCCTCTGGGGCTGGCCGCATTGCGTGCAGGACAACAAGATCACGCAGCTGGCCGTCGATGCGAAGCTCACCCTGATCGCCTTCGAGGCGATGAACCACTGGACCACCGACGGCGGCTTCAGCCTGCACGTCTTCCACAAGAACAACGAGCTCGCCGGTTACTGCTCGGTGCTGCACGGGCTGGAGTCCATCGGTTCGACCGGCGACTACGGACGCCGCCGGCGCGCGGTGGTGATCGGGTTCGGCGCGACCGCTCGCGGCGCGGTCACCGCGCTCAACGCGCACGGGATCCACGACGTGCACGTGCTCACCAACCGCGGGGTGACCGCGGTGGGCTCGCCGATCCATTCCGCGCGCATAGTGCATTTCGACCACAACGACGCCGATCCGCGCCGCAGCCACGCATTCTCCGAGCGCGGGCGGATACCGCTGGCCGGTTTCCTCGCCGAGCACGACATCGTGGTCAACTGCGTGCTGCAGGACCCCAACGCGCCGCTGACCTTCCTGATCGACGAGGATCTGGCCGCCTTCGCGCCGGGCAGCCTCATCGTCGACGTCTCCTGTGACGAGGGGATGGGCTTCAGCTGGGCGCGGCCGACGACGTTCGTCGAACCGACGTTCACCGTCGGGAACAACGTGCACTACTACGGCGTCGACCACAGCCCGTCACACCTCTGGGACTCCGCGACCTGGGAGATCAGCGAAGCCCTGCTGCCCTACCTGCGCACCGTGCTCTCCGGCCCGCAGGCGTGGGACGCCGACCAGACCATCCGGCGGGCCATTGAGATCAGGGCCGGCGTGATCGGCAACCCGGATATCCTTGCCTTCCAGCACCGTTCGCCGGACTATCCGCACCCCCAACGGAGCTGA
- the rnhA gene encoding ribonuclease HI codes for MVENEDGPVVQIYTDGACSGNPGPGGWGAVLRYGPHEKDLYGGDAGPTTNNRMELTAPIRALESLKRPSVVDLYTDSTYVRNGVTKWLPRWKTNGWRTSAKEPVKNADLWQRLDAAAKPHEVRWHWVKGHAGHPENERADRLAVRGVREVADG; via the coding sequence GTGGTGGAAAACGAGGACGGGCCGGTGGTGCAGATCTACACGGACGGCGCGTGCAGTGGGAATCCGGGGCCGGGTGGCTGGGGCGCGGTGCTGCGGTACGGGCCGCATGAAAAGGACCTCTACGGCGGGGACGCGGGGCCGACGACCAACAACCGGATGGAGCTGACGGCACCGATCCGGGCGCTGGAAAGCCTGAAGCGACCGTCTGTGGTGGACCTGTACACAGACAGCACCTACGTGCGCAACGGCGTAACGAAGTGGCTGCCGCGGTGGAAGACCAACGGATGGCGGACCAGCGCCAAGGAACCGGTGAAGAACGCCGATCTCTGGCAGCGGCTCGACGCGGCGGCGAAACCGCACGAGGTGCGCTGGCACTGGGTGAAAGGGCATGCCGGGCATCCGGAGAACGAGCGCGCCGACCGGCTGGCGGTCCGGGGTGTGCGGGAGGTCGCCGACGGGTGA